From the Methanobacterium sp. CWC-01 genome, the window GCCACCAACCTGGCCACCATCATCACCGTACCCATGAGCTTCCTCACCGGGGCCTTTTTCCAGCTGCCCCAGGTGGTGGTGGCCAACTTCATGGGCCAGCCCTTCCAGATCTATGAGATACTACCCTGGACCCATACCCTCACTGCCATGCGGACGGTACTAACCTTTGGAGGAGGATGGGATGATATAGCCTACCAGGTGGGATGGTCCATACTATTAACCGCCATAATATTTTTCTTGGGAGTTATAATCTTCTCCCGAACCAGATTAAAACCAGAATCATAGGAGAAAATAATATGTCTGAAAAAAAAACTGCACAAACACGGTGGAAAGTCCAGTGAAGCGATCCTGGATGCCAAACGAGTATTATCATCACTCCAGCTATCCGAAGGCGATGTGTTCATGGACGCCGGTTGTGGTGATGGCTTCATATCCCGAGAAGCATCTAAAATAGTGGGCGCTGAGGGTAAGGTATGGGCTGTGGACCGTTACAGCCAGTCCCTGGATATTTTACGGGAGAAAGTAGCTGAAGGGGAAATCGAAAATCTGGAAGTGGTGGAAGCTGACTTAACCCGGAAGTTACCACTGGAAGATGAAATTGTGGATTTATGTCTAATGGCCAACGTTCTGCACGGTTTCGTCTACAATGAAGAACTGGATCAGGTTATTCCCGAGCTTTTAAGAATCATGAA encodes:
- a CDS encoding class I SAM-dependent methyltransferase; the protein is MDAKRVLSSLQLSEGDVFMDAGCGDGFISREASKIVGAEGKVWAVDRYSQSLDILREKVAEGEIENLEVVEADLTRKLPLEDEIVDLCLMANVLHGFVYNEELDQVIPELLRIMKNRGRLAIVEFKKIEGTPGPPLSSRITAEEVNSALESRGFQSQEEMEVGPYHYAVVLVKK